Proteins from a single region of Bos javanicus breed banteng chromosome 25, ARS-OSU_banteng_1.0, whole genome shotgun sequence:
- the LOC133238438 gene encoding eukaryotic translation initiation factor 3 subunit C has translation MSRFFTTGSDSESESSLSGEELVTKPVGGNYGKQPLLLSEDEEDTKRVVRSAKDKRFEELTNLIRTIRNAMKIRDVTKCLEEFELLGKAYGKAKSIVDKEGVPRFYIRILADLEDYLNELWEDKEGKKKMNKNNAKALSTLRQKIRKYNRDFESHITNYKQNPEQSADEDAEKNEEDSEGSSDEDEDDDGVTAAAFLKKKSEAPSGESRKFLKKEDEDEDSEESEDSEAWDTSSTSSDSDSEEEEGKQTVLASRFLKKAPTTEEDKKAAEKKREDKAKKKHDRKSRRPDEEEEDNEGGEWERVRGGVPLVKEKPKMFAKGTEITHAVVIKKLNEILQARGKKGTDRAAQIELLQLLVQIASENNLGEGVIVKIKFNIIASLYDYNPNLATYMKPEMWQKCLDCINELMDILFANPNIFVGENILEESENLHNADQPLRVRGCILTLVERMDEEFTKIMQNTDPHSQEYVEHLKDEAQVCAIIERVQRYLEEKGTTEEVCRIYLRRILHTYYKFDYKAHQRQLTPPEGSSKSEQDQAENEGEDSAVLMERLCKYIYAKDRTDRIRTCAILCHIYHHALHSRWYQARDLMLMSHLQDNIQHADPPVQILYNRTMVQLGICAFRQGLTKDAHNALLDIQSSGRAKELLGQGLLLRSLQERNQEQEKVERRRQVPFHLHINLELLECVYLVSAMLLEIPYMAAHESDARRRMISKQFHHQLRVGERQPLLGPPESMREHVVAASKAMKMGDWKTCHSFIINEKMNGKVWDLFPEADKVRTMLVRKIQEESLRTYLFTYSSVYDSISMETLSDMFELDLPTVHSIISKMIINEELMASLDQPTQTVVMHRTEPTAQQNLALQLAEKLGSLVENNERVFDHKQGTYGGYFRDQKDGYRKNEGYMRRGGYRQQQSQTAY, from the exons ATGTCGCGGTTTTTTACCACGGGTTCGGACAGCGAGTCTGAGTCGTCCCTGTCCGGGGAGGAGCTCGTCACCAAACCTGTCGGGGGTAACTACGGCAAACA GCCATTGTTGCTGAGTGAGGATGAAGAAGACACCAAGAGAGTTGTCCGAAGCGCCAAGGATAAAAG GTTTGAGGAACTGACCAACCTTATCCGGACCATCCGTAATGCCATGAAGATTCGGGATGTCACCAAGTGCCTGGAAGAGTTTGAGCTCCTGGGAAAAGCATATGGGAAGGCTAAGAGCATTGTGGACAAGGAAGGTGTCCCCCGGTTCTATATCCGGATCCTAGCTGACCTGGAGGACTATCTTAATGAG CTATGGGAAGAtaaagaagggaagaagaagaTGAACAAGAATAATGCCAAGGCCCTGAGCACTCTGCGCCAGAAGATCCGAAAATACAACCGAGATTTTGAGTCTCATATTACAAATTACAAGCAG AACCCTGAGCAGTCTGCAGATGAAGATGCTGAGAAGAACGAGGAGGATTCAGAAG GCTCTTCAGATGAGGATGAGGATGATGATGGAGTCACTGCTGCagcttttttaaagaagaaatcagaagcCCCTTCTGGAGAGAGTCGAAAGTTCCTCAAAAAGGAG gatgaAGATGAGGACTCAGAAGAGTCAGAGGATTCAGAAGCTTGGGATACAAGTTCCACATCTTCTGATTCAGactcagaagaggaagaagggaaacaGACTGTGCTGGCTtcaagattccttaaaaa GGCCCCCACCACAGAGGAGGACAAGAAGGCGGCTGAGAAGAAACGGGAGGACAAAGCCAAGAAGAAGCACGACAGGAAGTCCAGGCGCCCggacgaggaggaggaagacaatGAGGGTGGCGAGTGGGAGAGAGTCCGAGGTGGTGTGCCCCTCGTTAAG GAAAAGCCAAAAATGTTTGCCAAGGGAACTGAGATCACCCATGCTGTTGTCATCAAGAAACTGAATGAGATCCTACAGGCACGAGGCAAGAAGGGAACTGATCG TGCAGCCCAGAttgagctgctgcagctgctggttCAGATTGCCTCTGAAAACAACCTAGGAGAGGGCGTCATCGTCAAGATCAAGTTCAACATCATCGCCTCTCTCTATGACTACAACCCCAACCTGGCTACATACATGAAG CCTGAGATGTGGCAGAAGTGTCTGGACTGCATCAATGAGCTGATGGACATCCTGTTTGCAAACCCTAACATCTTTGTTGGAGAGAACATTCTGGAAGAGAGTGAGAACCTGCATAACGCAGACCAG CCACTGCGTGTCCGTGGCTGCATCTTAACTCTGGTGGAACGAATGGATGAAGAATTTACCAAAATAATGCAGAACACTGATCCTCACTCCCAAG AGTACGTGGAGCACCTGAAGGACGAGGCCCAGGTATGCGCCATCATTGAGCGTGTGCAGCGCTACCTGGAGGAGAAGGGCACCACTGAGGAGGTCTGCCGCATCTACCTGAGGCGCATTCTCCACACCTACTACAAGTTTGATTACAAGGCCCATCAGCGGCAGCTTACGCCCCCTGAGGGCTCCTCAAAG TCTGAGCAAGATCAGGCCGAAAATGAGGGTGAGGACTCAGCTGTGCTGATGGAGAGACTGTGCAAGTACATCTATGCCAAGGACCGCACAGACCGAATCCGCACGTGCGCCATCCTCTGCCATATCTACCATCACGCCCTGCACTCCCGCTGGTACCAGGCCCGGGACCTCATGCTCATGAGCCACTTGCAGGACAACATTCAGCACGCAGACCCACCAGTCCAG ATCCTGTACAACCGCACCATGGTGCAGCTGGGCATCTGTGCCTTCCGCCAAGGCCTGACCAAGGACGCGCACAACGCCCTGCTGGACATCCAGTCAAGCGGCCGGGCCAAGGAGCTTCTGGGCCAGGGTCTGCTGCTGCGCAGCCTGCAGGAGCGCAACCAGGAGCAGGAGAAGGTGGAGCGGCGCCGGCAGGTGCCCTTCCACCTGCACATAAATCTGGAACTGCTGGAGTGTGTTTACCTGGTGTCAGCCATGCTCCTGGAGATCCCCTACATGGCCGCCCACGAGAGTGACGCCCGCCGACGCATGATCAGCAAGCAGTTCCATCACCAGCTGCGGGTGGGCGAGCGGCAGCCCTTGCTGG GCCCCCCTGAGTCCATGAGGGAACATGTGGTTGCTGCCTCTAAGGCCATGAAGATGGGCGACTGGAAGACCTGCCACAGTTTTATCATCAATGAGAAGATGAATGGCAAAGTGTGGGACCTTTTCCCGGAGGCCGACAAAGTCAGAACCATGCTGGTTAG gAAGATCCAGGAGGAGTCACTGCGGACTTACCTGTTCACCTACAGCAGTGTCTATGACTCCATCAG CATGGAGACACTGTCCGACATGTTTGAGCTGGACCTGCCCACGGTACACTCCATCATCAGCAAGATGATCATTAACGAGGAGTTGATG GCCTCCCTAGACCAGCCGACGCAGACCGTGGTGATGCACCGCACGGAGCCCACTGCCCAGCAGAACCTGGCCCTGCAGCTGGCCGAGAAGCTGGGCAGCCTGGTGGAGAACAACGAGCGGGTGTTTGACCACAAGCAGGGTACCTATGGTGGCTACTTCCGAG ACCAGAAAGACGGCTACCGGAAAAATGAGGGCTACATGCGCCGAGGTGGCTACCGCCAGCAGCAGTCTCAGACGGCCTACTGA